A window of the Besnoitia besnoiti strain Bb-Ger1 chromosome VI, whole genome shotgun sequence genome harbors these coding sequences:
- a CDS encoding hypothetical protein (encoded by transcript BESB_068810), whose translation MGRDTGGPEGQGAGGEAAGAPSEPASESCVHVDGERRLCDFAAVPQWCRFFFTRPAYHTLRVGGVLDPAYIESGSMLLGSNAAADAKASTGEGASALDGEEISCAREEEEDDYCHLLHDILTAYGNVSDLHYFMADSPADAAAPEQAPEESPSLSQLQMLVFCRVGRKVCGHKGVVHGGFLATLLDNALGYTAHFVFKRAATKTLEIKYVRPLLADSAVLADVTVESVDSAAGVCAVVGTVYARIPGSLRHLQSTAASSAARDEKKRQAKRPPTPPDVWVVAVGRATMVDVTQKWKGIQ comes from the coding sequence ATGGGAAGAGACACCGGCGGCCCAGAGGGccagggcgcgggcggcgaggccgcgggcgctccctcggagcccgcgagcgagagtTGTGTGCACGtggacggcgagaggcggctcTGCGACTTCGCAGCGGTGCCTCAGTGGTGTCGGTTTTTCTTCACTCGCCCCGCATACCACACGctgcgcgtgggcggcgtgCTAGATCCGGCGTACATCGAGTCAGGCTCGATGCTCTTGGGCTCcaacgcggccgccgacgcaaAGGCCTCGACCGGCGAAGGAGCGTCCGCCCTTGACGGAGAGGAGATATCGTGcgcacgcgaggaggaggaggacgactaCTGCCACCTGCTGCACGATATTCTGACCGCCTACGGCAACGTCTCCGACCTCCACTACTTCATGGCGGATTCGCCAGCCGATGCCGCTGCACCCGAGCAGGCGCCTGAagagtcgccgtcgctctcgcagctgcagatgctGGTTTTCTGCCGCGTCGGGCGCAAAGTCTGCGGCCACAAGGGCGTAGTCCACGGCGGTTTCCTCGCGACGCTGCTCGACAATGCGCTGGGCTACACAGCTCACTTTGTGTtcaagcgcgcggcgaccaAGACGCTTGAGATTAAGTACGTCCGCCCGCTGCTCGCTGACTCTGCCGTCCTCGCGGACGTGACGGTGGAGAGCGTCGACTCCGCAgcgggcgtctgcgcagtCGTCGGCACGGTCTACGCGCGGATCCCCGGGAGCCTGAGGCACCTGCAGAGTACcgccgcgtccagcgccgcgcgggacgagaagaagagacaggcaaAGAgaccgccgacgccgcccgaTGTGTGGGTCGTCGCGGTCGGCCGGGCGACGATGGTCGATGTCACGCAAAAGTGGAAAGGCATTCAGTAG
- a CDS encoding putative ATP binding protein (encoded by transcript BESB_068820) yields MFADAFKAEAAPAGASASSAASAVSAASAPTASAGPRSALVVVIIGMAGSGKTTFVTGLQRHLREVCGKRVYTLNLDPAVVSLAYAPNIDIRDTVDYKKVMQHYRLGPNGAILTSLNLFATKFGDVLQLLEQRRHTHDVILVDTPGQIEVFTWSASGAIILESLSATLPTCVCYVLDTPRCTRPITLMSNMLYACSVLYKAKLPFVGCFNKTDVAHHAVCQEWMTDYDAFQEALLTDDSYLASLSRSSALMLVEFYRVIQTVGVSSTTGQGMSDMVKQLERCAEEYQTDFLPFFEQQKKAKEERQRESATQEFAQFKRDYDPAVKAAALAAAVASSAVSAQTRSNGAPEARETGPMHPAAPDNSAHAASSKAGEEGLKREANSDSRSAFGGIVHAGDRRPAEGGVRQPRRMPKLLFAFNTFVNIYDRLSPKCA; encoded by the exons ATGTTTGCGGATGCCTtcaaggcggaggccgctccggccggcgcgtctgcgtcgtctgccgcgtctgcggtgtctgcggcgtctgcgcccacTGCCTCTGCGGGGCCTCGCTCTGCGTTGGTCGTGGTGATCATCGGCATGGCTGGTAGCGGGAAGACGACGTTTGTGACGGGGTTGCAGCGGCATTTGCGAGAAGTGTGCGGCAAGCGCGTGTATACGTTGAATCTGGATCCGGCGGTCGTGTCGCTGGCGTACGCGCCCAACATCGACATCCGCGACACGGTAGACTACAAGAAGGTGATGCAGCACTACCGCCTCGGCCCTAACGGGGCGATCCTGACCTCGCTGAATCTCTTCGCAACCAAGTTCGGCGACGTGCTTCAGCTGCTCGAGCAGCGACGCCACACTCACGACGTCATTCTCGTGGACACGCCAGGCCAAATTGAAGTCTTCACGTGgtccgccagcggcgccatCATCCTCGAGAGCTTGAGCGCGACCCTGCCGACCTGCGTCTGCTACGTCCTCGACACGCCGCGGTGCACTCGCCCCATCACCCTCATGAGCAACATGCTCTACGCATGCAGCGTCCTCTACAAAGCCAAACTCCCGTTCGTCGGATGCTTCAACAAGACCGACGTCGCTCACCACGCCGTCTGCCAGGAGTGGATGACCGACTACGACGCCTTCCAG GAGGCGTTGCTGACGGACGACAGCTACTTGGCGAGTCTAAGTCGCTCGAGTGCGCTCATGTTGGTAGAATTTTACCGCGTCATCCAGACTGTGGGCGTCTCGTCAACAACCGGTCAG GGCATGTCTGACATGGTGAAGCAGCTGGAACGGTGTGCAGAGGAATACCAAACGGATTTTCTCCCGTTCTTCGAGCaacagaagaaggcgaaagaagagcggcagcgcgaatCGGCGACCCAAGAGTTTGCGCAATTCAAACGCGACTACGATCCTGCGGTcaaggctgcggcgctggccGCAGCCGTTGCCTCTTCGGCCGTGAgcgcgcagacacgcagcaaTGGTGCCCCTGAAGCCCGAGAGACAGGGCCTATGCATCCAGCGGCGCCCGACAACAGTGCCCACGCCGCGAGCTCCAaagcaggagaagaaggcctcAAGCGAGAAGCCAATAGTGATTCG AGGAGCGCCTTTGGAGGAATTGTGCATGCGGGCGACaggaggcccgcggagggaggggtGCGACAACCGAGGCGGATGCCCAAGCTTCTGTTTGCATTCAACACATTTGTGAATATTTATGATAG GCTGAGTCCGAAGTGCGCTTAA
- a CDS encoding hypothetical protein (encoded by transcript BESB_068830): MAGNTSSPALAIPVLENTELLSGGQEVEVQLLPGHSSSHRHAAKGTPGGLRRRFPKSVVLLTLASVAAAISAVLISMRTYRSCMQRIGVKKSRVNQLSGSSAARRLADSDSESDSEPGVPAEAACALAAAGALQDAQEQRDRQGETPESEAQGLGSPQQRLRTSLLSGSGLLGLGALSAGAAAYTVAGDSDAVRVALLTGMAVILAPRLTTAAYNLLRQAAGFLRQGQNNDERGNNESGTAASVELEWDGTFDGPSSGGDQDNDFNDPDLDIEWPVFEEEEEMELSDEDADGLVWEDDWERHDPAGSAEDNASAQARESGEDGHESGEDGHESGEDGHESGEDGHDPGAEDDYLWDD, encoded by the coding sequence ATGGCGGGGAACACGTCGAGTCCAGCCCTGGCAATTCCGGTACTCGAAAACACGGAGCTGCTTTCTGGGGGCCAAGAAGTTGAAGTACAGTTGCTTCCGGGACATTCTTCATCGCACAGGCACGCAGCGAAAGGGACGCCTGGAGGCCTTCGTCGACGTTTTCCCAAGTCAGTAGTGCTCCTCACTCTCGCCTCCGTTGCCGCAGCGATCTCGGCGGTGTTGATCTCCATGCGCACCTACCGGAGTTGTATGCAGAGAATTGGAGTCAAGAAATCCAGAGTTAACCAGCTGAGTGGATCGTCCGCAGCAAGGAGGCTGGCCGATAGTGACTCGGAGAGCGACTCAGAGCCGGGAGTccctgcagaggccgcctgcgcgttAGCAGCTGCCGGGGCGCTGCAGGATGCGCAGGAGCAGCGGGACCGGCAGGGCGAGACCCCGGAAAGTGAAGCGCAAGGGTTGGGTTCGCCGCAGCAAAGGTTACGCACTTCGCTTTTATCCGGAAGCGGGCTGCTTGGTCTCGGAGCGTTATCGGCTGGTGCAGCGGCGTACACTGTGGCGGGAGATTCGGATGCCGTTCGGGTGGCCCTGCTCACCGGTATGGCAGTAATTCTAGCTCCTCGGCTCACGACGGCGGCATATAACCTTTTAAGGCAAGCAGCGGGGTTCCTCCGGCAGGGACAGAACAACGACGAGAGGGGTAATAACGAATCAGGCACGGCGGCGAGTGTAGAGTTGGAGTGGGACGGTACCTTTGACGGGCCTTCATCGGGGGGGGATCAAGATAATGACTTCAACGACCCAGATTTGGACATCGAGTGGCCGGTTtttgaagaagaagaagaaatggAACTATCGGATGAAGACGCGGATGGCCTCGTGTGGGAAGACGACTGGGAACGACACGACCCAGCCGGCAGTGCCGAGGACAATgccagcgcgcaggcgcgtgagTCAGGCGAGGATGGGCATGAGTCAGGCGAGGACGGGCATGAGTCAGGCGAGGACGGGCATGAGTCAGGCGAGGACGGGCATGATCcaggcgcggaagacgactATTTGTGGGATGACTAG